Part of the Salinigranum rubrum genome is shown below.
GAGCGCCGCCAGCAGGGGGAGTTCGGTAAGGTCGTTGCCGACGGTGTCGAGCGTCCGCCGGGCGATGGTGAACGCGCCGAGGCCGATGGCTCCGCCGGCGAGGAGGATACCCACGTCGATGCTCAGTACGCCCGAGCCGACGAGCGGCGCGACGGCGTTGGCGACGTTCGACGCCCCCGCCGAGAACGCCATGTAACAGGCGATACCGACGACGAGGAGGACGGTGCCGAGTTCCTGGACGGTGGTCCCCGGGCCGAGTCTGGGCGTCGGAACCCCGGAGCGGTCGAGAGTCAGGAGCGGCCCGTTCGAGCGGCCGAGCTGGAGGCGGGCGTCGAGGTAGGGGTAGAGGTAGCGTCCGATGACCGCACAGACCCAGAAGGCGAGGACGGGGGCGACGATCCACCACGAGACGATTTCGAGCATGACGGCCTCGTTGAGGGTTCCCGTCGCGACGCCGAGGCCCGCGATGGCTCCCACGGCGGTCATCGACGTCGACGCCGGCACCCCGAAGACGTTCGAGATGAGCAGCGCGATGCCGACGAAGAAGAGCACCCCGACGCTCGCGGCGAGGGTGAACTCGTCGCGCGGGACGATCTGTCCGCCCATAGTCTCGACGACCTCCCGACCGACGGTCCACCCACCGAGGAGGGCGAAGCCGGTCATCAGCCCGGCGGCGGCGAGTTTCGAGACGACGTCGCTCCCGACGGCCGGGCCGAACGCGACACCCGTCGAGGAGCCGCCGATGTTGAAACCGACGAAGACCGCCACGCCGAGTCCAACGATGAGGAGGAGTTCGACCACGGCGAGGGGTTGTCCCTCACGGCCTTAGTGCCTGCTGTTCAGGGTGGGTCACCGAGCGGGGGCGAAGACGTGGGTGCCGTGGCGACGGATGCGCGTCGCGGGCGGACAGGCCACGCTACCAGACCGAGAACAGGACGTACGCGCCAGCCGTCGCGACGGCGGGCACGGCGTTCTGAAGCACCACCACGCGCAACGTCGTCCACGGCCGATAGAGGTCGTCGATAGCGACGTCCTGGTCGGTCACCTCCTCGACCACGTCGTCGGCGTCGACCACGAGCGCCCCCTCGGCACGGGTCGCCCGGCCCCACCCGAGTCCGACGGTACTCATCGTGGCGATGACGACGAAGCTCGCGGGGATGCCGATGGCCGACAGTGCCGTCACGAGCGTCGCGCTCACGAGGGCGACGACGAGCGCCGCGGTCAGCGGCAGTTCGGTGAGCCCCTCGCCCATCGTGTCGAGCGTCCGCCGGGCGATGGTGAACGCGCCGAGGCCGATGGCTCCGCCGGCGAGGATGATGCCCGCGTTCATCGAGAGCTGCCCCGAGCCGACGAGCGGCGCGACGGCGTTGGCGACGTTCGACGCCCCCGCCGAGAACGCCATGAAGCAGGCGATGGCGACGACCAGGAAGACACCGGTCGCCTCCCGTGGCGTGGTCTCGTCGGCGAGTTGGGGCGTCGGAATCCCGGAGCGGTCGAGTTCGAGTAACGACCCGTCGCTCGTGTCGACCGCGAGGCGTTCCTCGATGGCGTCGTAGCCGTACCGACCGACGACGCCGCTCACC
Proteins encoded:
- a CDS encoding inorganic phosphate transporter, giving the protein MTSLLLLVGLGVAVFVGFNVGGSNTGVAFGPAVGSGAVSKLAAGALMTGFAFLGGWTVGRRVVTTLGSNLVLGDPFTLPVSIGVLFFIGGALFVSNVLGVPASTSMTAVGAIAGLGLARNALATDVVLEIVSWWIVAPLIAFWVSGVVGRYGYDAIEERLAVDTSDGSLLELDRSGIPTPQLADETTPREATGVFLVVAIACFMAFSAGASNVANAVAPLVGSGQLSMNAGIILAGGAIGLGAFTIARRTLDTMGEGLTELPLTAALVVALVSATLVTALSAIGIPASFVVIATMSTVGLGWGRATRAEGALVVDADDVVEEVTDQDVAIDDLYRPWTTLRVVVLQNAVPAVATAGAYVLFSVW
- a CDS encoding inorganic phosphate transporter — protein: MVELLLIVGLGVAVFVGFNIGGSSTGVAFGPAVGSDVVSKLAAAGLMTGFALLGGWTVGREVVETMGGQIVPRDEFTLAASVGVLFFVGIALLISNVFGVPASTSMTAVGAIAGLGVATGTLNEAVMLEIVSWWIVAPVLAFWVCAVIGRYLYPYLDARLQLGRSNGPLLTLDRSGVPTPRLGPGTTVQELGTVLLVVGIACYMAFSAGASNVANAVAPLVGSGVLSIDVGILLAGGAIGLGAFTIARRTLDTVGNDLTELPLLAALVVETVSATFIAFLSAIGIPASLAVSATMCIVGLGWGRATRTVTLGEAVRGASPELSVNALAADSADEVAPIGEPDDTLTAHELFNPGTTGRIIFFWLLTPSVSAVTSYLLFSTVAL